The following is a genomic window from uncultured Fibrobacter sp..
CTACTATTTCCAGGGCCTGAACCTGATGTCGCTCCTGGATGAGCAGTCCGAGTCGCCGGACCAGGCCATCGACGCCCTCGAGGCGCTGCTTGCCGACACGGCGGGTACACCCTTCATGCGCGGCAAGGCTCATTTCCGCCTGGCTGGGCTTTATTTCGCCAAGGAAAAATGGGACAAGGCCCGCGAGCATTACCGTGCCAAAGAAATCGAGCAGCTGAACGTGCGCGAAAAACAGACGGCCGCCGAGCAGGCCGCGGAATGCCTCGTGAACAAGAAGGAATATCTGGCCGCCGCCGACGAGTACAAACTGCTGTACAAGAACGACGAATACGAGAAAAAGCGTGCCGAATACCTGGTGCGCCTGGGCGAAATCATGTTGCTCGCCAAGCGCTACCCCGATGCGATTATTGTGCTGAACAAGGTGAATTCAGACTACAGCCGTACGGTCCATTCCGCAAGGAGTTACTTTGCGCTGGGCGACTACGAGCAGACGATTACGCTGAACTACCCGCAAGCGATGGTTTACTACGACAGCAGTTTCGTCACTTATTCCGCGTCGGAGTGGGCCCGCATGAGCCGCGAACGCCGCGAGGCCCTCAAGCGCCTTATCGCGCTGCGCCAGCAGAACGACGACGATCTCAAGAAGGATTCCATCCCCAACGTGAAGAATTTCTTCAATGCGGAATTCCAGATAGCGGAACTGTTCCTCTTTAAACTTTCAGAAGTGGACAGCGCCGTCAGCCGCCTGAACAGCGTAATCGAGGGGGACAAGGATTCCCTGAAGGTTATGCGCGCCACGTACGCGAGAGCCTTCATCTACGACGAGTTCAAGCACGATCCGGATTCGGCGGAAACGCTCTACAAGGAAATCATCGAGAAGTACCCGAACACGGAATACGCCAAGCAGGCACAGGTGAACCTCGGTATGCGCGTCACCGCCCAGACCGACGAAGACAAGGCGAAGGCTCGCTACTTGCAGGCTGAAAGCCTTTGGACTGCGGCCACGGAAGTCCCCATCGACCAGATAGAACGTGTGGATTCTTCGTACCTTGCCGCGCTTGCTGCGTTTGACAGTATCTACCAGGAGTTCCCGAAAACGCAGGCGGGTATCCAGGCTCTGTACATGAAGGCCGTTTACTTTACGATGACGCCCGACCGCAAGGACAGCGCCGTGACCATTTACCGGCAACTGCAGAGGGAACATGGTTCCACACCATGGGGTAAGGAATCCGCTAGGATCCTGAATTCCCGAGTCTCGCTTTCTGATGCCGACTTGGAGCGCCTTCGCAAGAGGGTGCAGCATTCCGTTGAGCATATCAATAGCCTGTCCAAGCAGTACTACGAGTCCTTGAGCAAGAAGCCCGAAGAGAAGAAGGCCGAAGTCAAGAGCCAAGAAGATGAAGTTCTTGAGAATACGTACAATAGCATGTACGACTTCGAGTAAGCGGAACCCATCATGAAAAACTTCACGAAAGAGAATGAGGCGCGCATACTGTCCTGCTTCGCTCTATTCATGAGTCTGTTGATGGTGGTGTTTGTCATTCCGGGATGCGCCGGGAGCGCAAGCATTGCCGCACGTCCGGGGTACGACCGGGGGTATTCTTCGCCGAACTACCAGACCTCCAAGAAAAAGGCTGCGGTGGGGACCAAGATTTCTGGCGATGCGAGCTACTACGGCAAAGGCTTCGATGGA
Proteins encoded in this region:
- a CDS encoding tetratricopeptide repeat protein, whose amino-acid sequence is MRFYRYIALALLALLFEGCTCCAYLNHMFNAERLYDEATEMRMARLDSVPDETVSKPGNEERVKYDKIIEKGSRVLERFPKNKKRTAEAVFLIGESFRHKGEYSKAIVKYDEYERYFADYDSMRAVEYQRAYCLYRTQEYNLSRFALEPVVASKKHPYYFQGLNLMSLLDEQSESPDQAIDALEALLADTAGTPFMRGKAHFRLAGLYFAKEKWDKAREHYRAKEIEQLNVREKQTAAEQAAECLVNKKEYLAAADEYKLLYKNDEYEKKRAEYLVRLGEIMLLAKRYPDAIIVLNKVNSDYSRTVHSARSYFALGDYEQTITLNYPQAMVYYDSSFVTYSASEWARMSRERREALKRLIALRQQNDDDLKKDSIPNVKNFFNAEFQIAELFLFKLSEVDSAVSRLNSVIEGDKDSLKVMRATYARAFIYDEFKHDPDSAETLYKEIIEKYPNTEYAKQAQVNLGMRVTAQTDEDKAKARYLQAESLWTAATEVPIDQIERVDSSYLAALAAFDSIYQEFPKTQAGIQALYMKAVYFTMTPDRKDSAVTIYRQLQREHGSTPWGKESARILNSRVSLSDADLERLRKRVQHSVEHINSLSKQYYESLSKKPEEKKAEVKSQEDEVLENTYNSMYDFE